From a single Aquipuribacter hungaricus genomic region:
- a CDS encoding 3-hydroxyacyl-CoA dehydrogenase NAD-binding domain-containing protein produces MVGVVGAGTMGAGIAQVAAAAGHRTLLLDAR; encoded by the coding sequence GTGGTCGGGGTCGTCGGCGCGGGGACCATGGGCGCCGGCATCGCGCAGGTCGCGGCCGCCGCGGGCCACCGGACGCTGCTGCTCGACGCCCGGG